The Zingiber officinale cultivar Zhangliang chromosome 9A, Zo_v1.1, whole genome shotgun sequence genome window below encodes:
- the LOC122019020 gene encoding uncharacterized protein LOC122019020: MQPPPEEGGTARRRCVWFVSCSLFLALLAGGALLVFYIAQPESPDTAWFPVAGMSLVAIPWLFWLATCTYRCTKIGDVERPPLRAAAVAPVPNNKVSPVDGGDDSSRNSRESEAPLAFN; this comes from the coding sequence ATGCAGCCGCCGCCGGAAGAGGGAGGAACAGCCCGCCGCCGCTGCGTGTGGTTCGTGTCCTGCTCCCTTTTCCTGGCGCTGCTCGCCGGCGGCGCCCTGCTCGTGTTCTACATCGCGCAGCCGGAGTCACCCGACACGGCGTGGTTCCCCGTCGCCGGCATGTCCCTCGTCGCCATCCCCTGGCTCTTCTGGCTCGCCACCTGCACCTACCGGTGCACCAAGATTGGCGACGTCGAAAGGCCGCCGCTGCGAGCCGCCGCCGTCGCTCCCGTCCCCAATAACAAAGTCTCGCCGGTCGACGGCGGTGATGATTCGTCTCGGAACTCGCGCGAGAGCGAGGCGCCACTGGCTTTCAATTAA
- the LOC122020326 gene encoding probable magnesium transporter NIPA4, producing MITMIVGEVANFAAYAFAPAILVTPLGALSIIISAVLAHIILQEKLHIFGILGCALCVVGSTMIVLHAPQERDIESVKEVWDLATEPVFLCYATIVISASFVLIFCYIPKYGQTNIMFYLGVCSLVGSLSVMSVKALGIALKLTFSGMNQLIYPQTWAFTIIVLICVVTQINYLNKALDTFNTAVVSPIYYVMFTSLTILASVIMFKDWDRQNPTRIVTEMCGFVTILSGTFLLHQTKDMTDDGSFVLSRSLSLRQPKHADENSVRYEGIPLKYVEA from the exons ATGATTACTA TGATTGTTGGGGAAGTTGCCAATTTTGCTGCTTATGCATTTGCTCCCGCAATTCTTGTAACTCCACTTGGGGCACTTAGCATTATAATCAG TGCTGTGCTGGCTCACATTATACTGCAGGAAAAGCTGCATATTTTCGGTATTCTTGGCTGTGCGCTTTGTGTTGTGGGATCAACAATGATAGTTCTTCATGCTCCGCAGGAAAGGGATATCGAGTCAGTGAAAGAAGTATGGGATCTTGCTACCGAACCAG TTTTTCTCTGCTATGCAACTATTGTGATTTCAGCCTCATTTGTGCTTATATTCTGCTATATCCCCAAGTATGGGCAGACAAATATAATGTTCTATCTTGGTGTTTGTTCGTTGGTTGGTTCTCTATCG GTCATGAGTGTCAAGGCCCTTGGGATTGCGCTGAAATTGACATTTTCTGGAATGAATCAATTGATATATCCACAAACTTGGGCATTTACCATTATCGTTCTTATTTGCGTGGTTACACAAATCAACTATCTAAACAAG GCACTTGACACTTTCAATACTGCTGTTGTATCACCAATTTACTATGTAATGTTTACGTCATTGACCATTTTGGCTAGCGTAATCATGTTCAAG GATTGGGATCGACAAAACCCCACACGAATTGTCACGGAGATGTGTGGTTTTGTGACAATTCTTTCTGGCACATTTCTGCTTCACCAGACAAAGGACATGACTGATGATGGTTCATTTG TTTTGTCACGATCCCTATCTCTGCGACAGCCTAAGCATGCTGATGAGAATAGTGTAAGATATGAAGGAATACCTCTAAAGTATGTCGAGGCATAA